Below is a genomic region from Pleuronectes platessa chromosome 5, fPlePla1.1, whole genome shotgun sequence.
atttaagtaCTTTCAAATGCCTCCAGTATTTATGAATAGATTCTTCCAATGCCCATTACTTGCAGTTATTTTAAGGCGAGCACTGCCTGAAACTCGTAatgagagaagctataaaaaGCATTTAATGCCAACACCTTTGCAAAATAAGTTTTATTTTCTAGTAGAGGAAAGCAATTTGTGCTCATAAAGGAGTAAAGGACCCCGAGATCTTAGTTGTCCATAAACCACAACGACACAATGGGACCTTTCACACGTTACCCCAGGAGGTGTTTTCATCGCTAACCCTCCATTCTTGGAAAATGCACCTGTCTTGTAGCCCAGAAAGTGTCCAGGGTCATGCGCTGGCTGGGGATGTTTAGGCTGAGAGAGCGGAGACCAGCAGAATCTTAATTCTGCACTATCTTCTGTTTAGTCTGTCACAGAGCCTGCCACCACCAAGTAATCAAAACAACCGCAAGCTCTTCCCTTTTTGGAAAAGTTGTCTGCATTGTTGACGTACAGTTTGTCGGCGACTGACCTCCCGCCACACGGAAAAACACTGTGACCGCCGTCTGCTCACATGAGGTCTGGGTGTTTGAATGttgccttctctcctcctccgtttGGTCAGGTACACCCTGGATGAGTTTGGGACTGCACGCAGGTGTGCGGTGGTTCGAGGCTTCATCGACGCCCTCACCCGCGGCGGCCACGGGGGAACTCCCCGCCCCATAGAGATGCATTCACATGACCCTATGAGGTAATGAGACCCATTGTGCTGTGACGCTTCCTGTTTTAAACCCTGTTCTATTACTGAATATTGACATTTCATGTAATAGAACTGAAATTAAGTTATTTTCGATAAACCCAGAGTTGGAGAAACACATAAGCTCGGTGTTGTTTAGCTGAATTAATAATAATCTCTGGGGGTTTTCTAAGACAATTTATATAGGCGCCAATTTCACTTTTACAATCAAATTAGAAATCAAACATTCAACCTGCTTCCTGTATTTGTCCAcagcagatgaataaaaatacagaatCTATAGTCAAGTCAGATTTATTTAGATGTCACATTCAAAGGAACAGGAGTTGAGCAAAGTGGTTTTACAAACGATAGGAAGAGATGCAGTAGAAGACACACAAGATAAAACCAATGACTAGAACTGACTGGTATTCAATTACTAGGATCTTGCAGGAACTGGTCAAAACCTTTCTTGTAATCACAAATTTAAACTTCACTCAGAAATTTGCTCACTGTGTACCTCTTAATTATTCTAGGAAATGTAGTCAAATGCCTTAAATTCTTTAAAAGGTTAAACAAGATACATTTTTCAGGTAAAATTATCCTGCAGattatttattgtattgttgGGACGATCATATTTCATGTCATGATGTCATAATCCCTGAACGAGAATCAACTCAATTTCATTGAGCACCTCCCCCTTTAAAAGCTGATTTGAGACGATGTTAAGTGTTTCCTGTCGTACCGCATCCTCTTCCCCCTTCCTCCTGTGCCCAGGAGCCAAACAGGAGATTTTCTCAGAATACCGTCCACATGTGGAACACAAAATCACCTCCACTTTATAGGAGGCATCAGCAGTTCTGAGAACATCAAGTTCTTTCTCACCTCCCTAGGtcctcacacacaagcacaaacacacacacctacacacctacacacctacacacatatacacacacacacacacacacacacctacacacctacacagacacacacacacagaggcttaCACATGATAATTCAAGTTTAACCTTGCTGTTTTCCACCGTTATGTAACACcgaaagctgtttgtgtgtgtgaggtgagtGAAACACAATAACCCATGCCTCAACCCTGCAGCTGTGGTCATGGCGTGGTAAGATTAGCCTGCGGGCTAGCCACTCAGTGGCCCACTGTTTAATACAGATTGTTTTGCTTACTTTTAGGTATGTGGGGGATATGCTGGCCTGGCTGCACCAAGCCACTGCTTCAGAGAAGGAGCATCTAGAAGCACTGCTGAAACAAGTCACTCTGCCAGGTACAATGCTTCCTAAATGATGATTACACAGCGCACTGGGTCCCATCATATGTAGACACACCTTAAGTTATAAATAGTGCAATCACGCCTTCAGATTTGGCAGAAGGTGTTTTGGGTTGTACGTACATCCAATTCTCGCAAAAACGACATATTCAGGGAATTTCTTAGAATTTTGGAACAAACACTCACTTGAACTgtttagattttgtttttacataagtAAATGTCACTCTGATCACACAACACTGTGGTCATAACTCATTAATTAATATGATAATTATGacaaatggactgtatttatatagtctTATCAAACCCTCAAAACACTTCACAGTACAAGTTACATTCACCCTTTGACACACAGGGCTTCTACATGCCATGATGTTTCTATCCAAATCATTCACTGTATGCAAAGCTGTCAATTTGTGGATCAGCATCTTACCCAAGGGAATGCACACTGGAGTAGCCGGCCAATCGAACTTCCCACCCTGACTTCTtctgcctcctgagccacagctgcccctgAAATTTCGGACAAATGTCTAATCAGATAATAAAGATGGAAAGGATATTTCCTATCCACAAGATCCCACATCAATGTTCCTACGaagtcaaaaacaaaaacagggacTGTGGCTAGCTGTTGGCTGTAACTCTAGCTTCTCCTGCTTTTTTCATCTTACCCTCTTTGGAAACATTCGGTTTGTTGCATCTTTTAATTCAGCGGATTTTTACAAGTGAACCACAACTTGTAAACAGATGTCACTCACAGGTCTTTGTTTACTGGACAGAGCTCGGGTAACCAGTGATTTAGTGAGGTGAGAGAAGCTGGCAACAGTTGGGAGAGTGTGAGCAACTCTGATTCCAGTACGTTTAGTTCTTATCCCGAATTAAACATCTTGCGGTTGTCACAACAGTTAAGAATGACGACACCTCAGATGTCAATGATTATCTCAATTTTTTAAAGTCGATTTCACTCATATCAAATCACATGAAAGCTGATTTGgaaaaaacactgtgaaatCAAATAGTAAATGTAAAGAATTATTACCAATGCTGTCTTTATTATAACTGTGCTTGTATACATTATATCCCTGATcattagtttgtttgtgtgtgtgtgtgtgtgtgtgtgtgtgtgtgtgtgtgttcctcctaCATTAGGTGTGGAGGAGAACCTGCAGGAGGTGATCGGACACATCACCGAAGGAGTCTGCCGGCCTCTGAAAGTGAGCAGCCGAATCAGTTCAAGAAGCCACGTTAAACAGATCATCTCTATCTGATGTCCACTGTGATCCTGTCATGTTGTGATCCTGTGATGTGGTTCTGTCCCCCAGGTTCGTATAGAGCAGGTCATAGTCGCTGAGCCAGGGGCCGTCCTCCTTTACAAACTGTCCAACCTGCTCAAGTTCTACCACCACACCATCAGGTATTTCTGCTCACTCATGAAGTCAGGTCTTGATAATCGATTAATCACCAACTAATTTGTAGAGCAAAATATACTGTTGCCCCCGAATGAGTCAGGCAATGAGACTATTtccttgattgtttttttttttaccctgcaTGTTCCTGTAATCGATGACATTGGCTTTGGGCTCAGATACAAAACAACAGAGTGTTTATCTTTCTCCGTTAGAGCTCGGCTCAATCGTTCTATTGTTGCAGAGTCTGGAACCTGCTGctcttctctgtttttataaaaatttaATTGAAGAAGTTCTTGTTCTAGTGTTTTATACAAATCTCCATATCAATAACAATATGTTTTCTGAGTGATTCACAACCAGGACAACAGGGCGTATTGTCGCCCTCTAATGTAGATTAGAGAAACTCACCAGTAAATGCAACTGGTGATGGGCAGTTAACACTGAAACGAGCCGAACAGATGGTCAAATTTGGACTTAAATTATGGAAGTGATGCCAGAAGTATGTTCTGTGGACTTACTGAGACAAATCCATGACGCAGCGATTGCTTCTGAGCTCTGACTCAATGATTAAAACTGGGTTTCAGTCCAAGCGTGAATCAGAAAACATTATATAAGAAACTGTTGCATTAAAAGTTAAAGGTCTGGTATAAAGACAGCAGAATCCTGTTTCATGGTGAGTCCAGGTCCTGGGGGCATCACTGAGGGTGGTGAACTTATAGAAGTCCTGTTTTAAGGCACAGTTTCTGAATTCAGGCTCTGTGCATTTCTGCATGGATCGAGCATTTTGATAATTTAGCAGTATTTATATAACAGAGAGCATCTTTGTAATCAAAAAGATGGGAATCTCACTTTCCACCCTCTGGGACCTTTTAATTAATAAGTTGAATAatctaaaaaaagataaattggTTATCCAAATAAAACCTGTGTTCCGTCTTGTTGACTCCTTTTGATCTTTGTCCAGCTCTATAATTGGGACCAGTGTGGCTACTTTGCTCATCACTATTGAGGAAATGCACGTCCTCAGCAAGAAGATGTTTTTCAACAGCCTGAGCCTCCATGCAAGTAGACTCATGGACAAGGTACAGTGTCTGTCCGAGGGTTTCTATTTGAAATGAcacaatattgttgttgttgtatttgttgttttgtggatTGATAGTGTAAAATCGTTCTTATCCAGAGGGACTCAGTGTTcccacagaaaatgtttgaaatctttgataagaaaaataagaaatcagACCCAAATTGAGAACCTATAATGAAATCTACAAACAAAACCATCACCAAAGGAAAGAGATAAAGCTTGGTTTTTAAACGAGAGATGATTTGCAATattctttctttaaaaactcTAAAAACCTAACGCCAAGAGAAGTTCGGCGTTGCACACTGTGTGTTTCATCACCGTGTCCAAACCCTTAAACACAACAAGGCTATTCCTGAATCACAATTGCCGTCCCAATATCCCTCGGCACGAGCACAAGCTCTTCCACCTTGAATGCTCGCTGTTTATTGATCAATAGCAGTTACGAGAATTATCCCCGTTGCTCGGTGTTAATCAAATTGGAGGCCCTCAGGGTTTTGTTGTCAAGTCCAGCTAATGCCAGGAACACGGCCTTCTCATAATTTGCTGCATTAGGTAGACAAAGGTGGCCGGGCCAGTCCTGTGTTGTACATCCAGAGGCCCAATGAAATCAGAACCCTCTTCATTAAAAAGCTCGACTGACTGAACAAGCTGAGGCTTCGAGTCTCAGCAGGGAGCAGTTGTAGATCTGCCACGCTGCTCGTTAGGCATGTTCTAATGCTCTGATAATGTTGTGTGGAGCACTTGTCTGTGTGAAGACTgcagcccacacacactcaactgATCTCTGCAACCGAAcctttcccctctcctcccaacCCCTGATCTGCCCCGTTCAGGTGGAGCTGCCCCCTGCGGACCTGGGACCCACAGCCTCCCTCACTCAGACGCTGGCCCTCCTCAGGGAGGTGCTGGCCTCCCACGACTCCTCGGTGGTTCCTCTGAACGCCCGTCAGGCTGACTTTGCTCAGGTGAACACACATTTCTACCATATAATCAGATTGAGGGAACAATCCTGTGATCCATTGCagtttctgttgattctttGAGCCATAAATCAATTAGGAAGGTTGCTCCGTTTAGTTTCTTCCTACAtaagttaatttaaaaaagagtaCATCTTCCTGAGCATTTGAGGACTTGCACACCGTCGTCCATGCTATTGTGCACAAGTATCTCTCAGTTGTTCCTGCTTCACCTAGAATTggtccaaaatgctgctgcgGTGATTATTACTGCTTCGTTATAATTCTGACCTAGTTGCATCGGCTTCCTGTTCGGTTTTGAATTGATTTTGTTGATGACTTTTAAGGCTTTACACAATCAAGCCCTTGTACAGCATGTCAATGATTTACTAACTTGCTCTTAGCCTGGTGGCCATCTTAGACCAGCTGATTGTGGTTCTCTGGTAGTTCCTAGAGCCTGACCTGTTGGATAAAAGGCTATCGTGCTTTTGGAGGACGGACACCCAAGTTAATTTATCTTTAAGAAAAACAAGCGGGGatgttaaggggactgatatctctGAGCCCTGTCTTACTTTGTCTCTTCCCAGGTTCTCTCGTGCATCTTGGATCCTCTTCTTCAGCTGTGCACCGTGTCGGCCAGTAACCTGGGCACGGCGGACATGGCTACCTACATGGTCAACTCGTTGTACGTGATGAAGACGACCCTGGCTCTCTTCGAGTTCACGGACAAGAGACTGGAGATGCTCGAGTTCCAGGTTCGCCTTAAttcaaaacaattatttacaattaaaaaaaatctcacggTTGAAAGATTCTCTGTGTTTGAAATGTCTTTATACGTCTGATTACAATCAGTCAAAGGCACGAATCCAATCATAACACGCCACACCTTAGTGGGACAAGACGAAGTGATGCAACGCTGTTATAACCGTGACGTGAATGCTGAGCTAGGCGTCATTACATTGTCTGTCCATAGGGGTGTTGTTCATTAAAAGCCGTTAATCATTCTTTTCCCTTTCATTTAAACCCATACAGCCCGaattttttattacaaagatTTGATTTGCTGTCTCATAAAAGGGTGTGCGTCACATATTGTCGTCCGGGCTCATATGTGACACCTATCCCTCTATTTTTAGCAAGTCTTTTGTATTTGAGTACCACGAGAGCTCCTGTGCAAGTTTCATCATCAATAGCGCAGCGATTCTCCATTAACCACAAGTACCATTGGCTCACAATGCCGGCTCGTACTGGGTTTTCAAGCCACTCTTTCTCTCCCACGTTTTCCAGATCGAGGCCCACCTTGACACTCTGATCAACGAGCAGGCGTCCTACGTGCTGACCAGAGCCGGACTCAGTTACATCTACGGCTGCGTCCAGCAGCACGGCCCTGAACAGGTCTCACACTGAGCGCTTAATCCACATGTTGACACTCACTCACTCGGAAATTTATATAAAACTGTGGATTTTCTTTCCTCGCACATCTCTTCTGTTCTTTTTCCAGCTACACAAAGCGATCAGTGTTATTCACGCTACCTGTTTGGGCTTTACAATAGCCGATGCTATGGTTACCGAATGACCAATGTCTTTATGAGGGGCATAATATTATTTCTGTTAGATTTTCAGATGAGAAAAGGACAGAAGGAGGCAGATAACATTATCTTCTATTAGGATATATTAGCCTGTGCAGACGTGTGCTGTGCAGATGAGTGAGCTGCTGCCCTGGAGCCTCCGTCCCTCTTTGAAACACACTTTGCCACTGGGCTGACTGAGACCCATAGTTGTGGTTTAGCATGTGACTCTTGAAAGAGCAGGGTCACGTCAGGACACACCACgccctgctgctgttgctgcagttAAATGCTGAGCTCAATCAAGAGCTGTCGTTCTTCTGCAGACTACTTCTCTCCTCGGGTggcctgactttttttttttttttccttaaataGTCTTCTGTTAGAAAAAGATTAAGTCTGCCTGTCGACACTCTGCAGCGTCCCAGATGTCAATGACTGACAAGAATCCACGTTCTCTACTCTCGCAATCTGTTCAACATTTTATCCCTGTAATTGTCTGCTATGTATCAGTCGAACGGATCAGAAACTAGACGAGCTGGCTAGCAGATGAGTTTGCAGGCTCATAATATGTTTGTTGATGTGCTCAGATCCCCATAAAACCGTTCCAGGCACTACGAAGTTGCTTTGACCCTTGCACTGCTTCGTGTTTGCTGCTTTTTAATGTCGGCAATTCCAGCGTTTAACTCTGACTTAATGTTGTCGTTCCAGATAGCTAGTGCAAGCTAATTGCCTTAAAGGTACCTGTTGTTGACAGTCATCTACTGTATTCACTCCAGTATATATCAGGATATAGGATggtcattttcctttttaacaaatcaaaactgatatttgtttattatcaCTGAAAgttgatataatataaatagCACATTAGAAGCAAAGGTTCTCCTCGAGACAAATGTGCATTACATGTTTACACATACAAGCATAAAGACTGACGGGCATTGAAACACATTTAAAGATAATTAAAACCCAGAGGGTAAAGCAGGTAACAATAAAACTggataaacacatttaaaagccagatgttagtgggtgtggaattttttactttatcctGAAAAGATCAAAGAGCCATTGTAGATATGTGCAGATAGGAAGATCTGAACTGGAAGTTAAATCCAGGTCAAATCATCACATGTTTGTGTCGCACGTCAGCGATATGAATGACACTTGACCTGCTGATCATCATTGGTCACATCACAAACCTATGTAAAGGAGGGTGGGACTCTCACATCTCACTTATAGGTCAAAGAGAAATGgttcttatttcattttaaagatCTTTTCCAGTTTTTTCAAAAGGTATGCTAACCCcttatatttactttatacattAAACTTCAATTAAATAGATATCGTTATTAATTTCTTGAAAAGCAGtttcaccaaagtgtttctctgTTGATTCTGAGGTCAATGGATAGCGAgctcgaaaaaaaaaaaaatccaacatgGGAGGAATCAGAATTGTTATgcaaaccaaccaatcaaccattTACTGTGTTAAGTAGCACAGCAGGAGAAAGGAAGTGTCACATAGTCATTAagataaatgtgacattttattaTGATACAGATCTTTGTTGAATCATTTTCCAGGCCTTGGCTTGGAGGGAGTAAACCATAAACAATtaggtttttttctttattaataaaCCCTTTTATGAACTTCCTCCTAAACCAAAGAAAGATAAATTATCCTTATTATCGCTGAAGTGGCCAGAGGCGGCATCACTCATTCAGGCATCACTGTGTTTCTGCCtccattccttttttttatacaatcTGCTGTGGgcaatgtataaaaataaactcTGGAAGACATATTCTCACTTCTGCATGGGGACATGAATTAAGAGCGAAGGGCCGCGACCACCTGAGGATCTGAACCCATGTTCTTCTCTGTCCCAGGgtcctctgtccctcctcccCAGTATGGACAGCTCATCTGTGAAAGCAGCCATGGTGAGTGACACCGCATGTATTCAGAAAGCAAGCTCTCCTCCGGGGGTTGGGAATAATAACCTGTCACTTAATTATGATGTTTCTCTGACTTATCATCTGCTAATAACTCCAACTGCAGGTCCAGTTTGATCGGTACTTGTCGTCGCCAGACACTCTGGTGATGCCGCAGCTCAACTTCCTGCTCAGTGCGGCCATCAAGTGAGTTCCTGTCCCTGTTGATGAGAGCGGCTCCGTCTCCAGTTTCAGGGAAAGAATAGCATATTTGCAGCATCCAGGCCTCGTGCTAAATGTTTACCGAATGTGTTTCAGCGGGGTAAAGAGCATGTTCAGCGTGATCGAAATAGAACAGCAGCGTCGACTGAGTAATGCTCAGTAACGTTCATTAGCTTCCCAGATGTAATATGATCATTACTGCATTCCAAACAAAACACTCAGCTAAATGCACAGTGAGTTTGGATGCTAAATTGCCAGAGCCACTGACACATTGGGAGAGTGGTCGGCAGGACTGGCTGTATTTGTCTTACTGATCAGAAAATGCACATGCTTTTAGCTCAATCCAGCTGCTACATTGGAGGACTCTTTCTATGAGTCACGTTTACTGGGAAGTACAGCAGGCCCGAGGAGCACTCTGTACCTCAGGTTAATGTTCCCTATTAATGGACATGGGAGGACTGATGGGCAGGACGCCATTAATTATCTTCTGGtccatttctctctcacactcattcCCTGAAATcattcctcctctttgtctttttctctctctctctctctctctctcacgtctGCTTCTCCGGctcacctgaacacacaaaaacaccctGCGGCGTCCGAAAATACCCCCGGAGTGCACAAATAATGGGACTGAACTCTAAGACTCCCTTCGTTTCAAATTTTGTGTTAGTGCACTTGCCGCTGAGTAAGGTGTTACACACAGCTCTGTGCGTCTTTGTTCTCTGTGGGCCAATTAAAAATATGGATCTCGAGAGCCTGAGTGGGATTCAACTGTGGCGCTCTCGCAGCGTCGCTGAGTCCTTTCACCGAGTTCCTCTGTTCCGACAGTTTCATCCTCCACCTGCACAGAATAGTCACATCCTCATATCCTTCAAATGCAAAATACACTAATAAGTTAAGGTAAATATTGAAGAAATAAcaatatttccatttttttcaaacattagCCCAAAAGCAGTTTGTGTCACGATATTTGCACCAAGTGACAAATGTCGTAACTTGTCTGAGGCCAAAATGCATACATTTAATTTACTACGATGTAAAGTCAGTCAAAGCAGCAAATTCTTATATTTAAAATCTTGCTTGGATTACTGCAACAGCTTTTCATGCCTAAATCTAAAATCTGAAGAGCGTCTCCAGACAGTGCACAACTCGGGTGCCAGGCTTGTAACCAGAGTGAAGAGGTTGGAACACATCACCCCGGGTTCAGCCGCTTTACACCGGCTTCCAGTTCGTTTTAGAATAGATTTTACGCCTCTTTTTATTACTTACAAAGCACTTTTTATGGTCTGACTCCTCAATATATTGTGGTTCTATTATCCCTGTACCGCTCGCACCTTGAGATCCTGTGGCAGCGGCTTTTAACGGTTCCAGATTCTCGGCTTCAGACTGGGACGCTATGGAACAACTTGCCTTAGAAAATGCGACCGGCTGAGTCCTTTAAATCAGAGCCTAAAACGTACTTGTATGCGACCACGCCCCTAATTTTATCCTATTCTAGTCATGTTTAAATTTCTgtcatatatttataattttttattctataatgactgtgtttttatttatttaaaggttaTTTATACttgtattttaatgtgtttttatcagTGAAGGTCTTTGTTACTGTTTTGAGAAGTGCTACATGAACACAAACGTTAGTATTCaataatatttataaacttTACAAGTTAAAGCTGATTTAAAGATGTTTCGGTTGATAAATGGGAAACCTGATGatgctcagtcagtgctgcacacTGTGGCCATAGAGGGCAGTGTGCAACACATACTGCCACTCTTTGTTTTAACTCTGCAGGGGCACACACTGGTCACTGAGCAAAACAGTAATTAGGACAAATTCTCACTCATGACTGATTTATTTCAGCTCTGGACTAATTACAGTACAGCTCTGCTTGACTGATTAAAGGCTGGAAACGGtggaattgaaaaaaaaaaaaaaaaaggcctgtTCACTACTTTGTTTTTGTGAGTGTCAAGCAACAGAATCTGAGGAGTTTTATCTGTTTGTGCAGGGAGCAGATTTTCCGTCAGTCAACAGAGCTGGTGTGCAGAGCCTACGGGGAGGTTTACACAGCACTGACCGGCCCGGCTAATGCCTACAAAGACCCGGAGACCCTGGTGCCCAGATCGCCTCAGCAGGTTCAGACTCTGCTGTCCTGAGAGCAGCGGGCGAGCCCCAGCGCCGGATGGCCCGCAGGGTATTTGTACTTGTACAGTATAATAACACACGTAGTAGTTGTTA
It encodes:
- the cog6 gene encoding conserved oligomeric Golgi complex subunit 6, which codes for MAEIKVETSADSPAVLHSPHASTQPNNPLSRKLNKILETRLDNDKEMLEALKSLSVFFTENSLRTRRNLRGDIERRSLSINEEFARLFKEVKEELEGVHEDVQDMSTCCDEMTNRLKAAKDQTQDLIVKTNKLQGENHRLELRAQVAQAFLDKFQLSNEELSTLRGPRDAPITENFFKALSRVKHIHEDVKILLRTNQQTAGLEIMEQMAVLQETSYEQLYRWAQNECRGLTQETCDISPVLTQAMEALQDRSVLYKYTLDEFGTARRCAVVRGFIDALTRGGHGGTPRPIEMHSHDPMRYVGDMLAWLHQATASEKEHLEALLKQVTLPGVEENLQEVIGHITEGVCRPLKVRIEQVIVAEPGAVLLYKLSNLLKFYHHTISSIIGTSVATLLITIEEMHVLSKKMFFNSLSLHASRLMDKVELPPADLGPTASLTQTLALLREVLASHDSSVVPLNARQADFAQVLSCILDPLLQLCTVSASNLGTADMATYMVNSLYVMKTTLALFEFTDKRLEMLEFQIEAHLDTLINEQASYVLTRAGLSYIYGCVQQHGPEQGPLSLLPSMDSSSVKAAMVQFDRYLSSPDTLVMPQLNFLLSAAIKEQIFRQSTELVCRAYGEVYTALTGPANAYKDPETLVPRSPQQVQTLLS